The Stieleria sp. JC731 genome has a segment encoding these proteins:
- a CDS encoding AraC family transcriptional regulator: MNEITSQQLVECITRHSTPDNTIQTAIAELQLSQYAAPTELTSLVYEPCLCLIAQGSKEVVLSGESYRLDPAQFLLVSVDLPVDARVVEATQDEPYLGLRISLDPKLIGEMLADGTSIPTGSSSERGLAVTDAESRLLDAVTRLTNLLDEPNDIRPLAPLILREITHRVLTGPQGFRLRQIAMAGAPANRIAMAIRWLKDNFTNPLTIESLAEQVGLSVSSFHLHFKNVTAMTPLQYQKRLRLQEARSLMLTEKLDAAGAAYRVGYESPSQFSREYRRMFGAPPRQDVANVLSETR, encoded by the coding sequence ATGAACGAAATCACGTCTCAACAGCTGGTTGAATGCATCACGCGGCATTCAACGCCTGACAACACGATTCAAACGGCGATTGCCGAACTTCAACTTTCACAGTACGCCGCCCCGACCGAACTGACTTCACTCGTCTACGAACCCTGTTTGTGCCTGATTGCTCAAGGTTCCAAAGAAGTCGTTTTATCGGGCGAGTCCTACCGCTTGGATCCCGCCCAATTCTTACTCGTGTCGGTCGATCTACCCGTTGATGCTCGTGTTGTTGAAGCGACCCAAGATGAACCCTACCTTGGTCTCCGCATTTCGCTTGACCCTAAATTGATCGGCGAAATGCTTGCCGACGGGACAAGTATTCCCACTGGGTCATCTTCAGAACGTGGACTTGCAGTTACCGATGCAGAAAGTCGGCTTCTCGATGCGGTGACCAGATTGACAAACTTGCTTGACGAACCAAACGACATTCGTCCGCTTGCTCCACTGATCCTGCGCGAAATCACTCACCGCGTTTTGACTGGCCCACAGGGATTTCGACTTCGCCAAATCGCGATGGCTGGCGCGCCTGCAAATCGAATTGCGATGGCGATTCGGTGGTTGAAAGATAACTTCACAAACCCACTGACGATCGAGTCTCTAGCAGAGCAAGTCGGTTTGAGCGTCTCGTCGTTTCATTTGCACTTCAAAAACGTCACAGCCATGACGCCGTTGCAGTATCAAAAACGACTTCGGCTTCAGGAAGCTCGTAGCCTGATGTTGACCGAGAAGCTGGATGCTGCCGGCGCGGCATATCGCGTCGGCTATGAGAGCCCATCCCAATTCAGCCGCGAATACCGCCGCATGTTCGGAGCCCCACCCCGCCAAGACGTCGCCAATGTTCTTTCAGAAACCCGATAG
- a CDS encoding cupin domain-containing protein → MNAGENVEMQKTIQKQITRLGIRKTNRDAVRSRFLLGRRQFARGIGVAIAAALTVRPISAFETREKPKERSMEIKRNGQQASVAGPSDWFTGKTRIDPLFDPQGARRAGGACVTFEPGARTAWHTHPLGQTLIVTSGVGRVQVWGEAIQEIGPGDVVWFPPGEKHWHGASPNNAMTHIAIQEAQDGKVVEWLEHVTDDQYEG, encoded by the coding sequence ATGAATGCCGGTGAGAACGTCGAAATGCAGAAGACGATTCAGAAGCAAATCACGCGATTGGGAATACGCAAAACGAATCGAGATGCGGTCCGGTCCAGATTCTTGCTTGGTCGCAGGCAATTCGCCCGCGGTATTGGTGTTGCCATTGCGGCGGCACTGACGGTTCGCCCGATCAGCGCGTTTGAAACAAGAGAAAAACCAAAGGAAAGATCAATGGAGATTAAACGAAACGGGCAGCAGGCTTCCGTGGCAGGACCATCTGATTGGTTCACCGGTAAAACGAGGATTGACCCACTGTTTGATCCGCAAGGTGCCAGACGAGCGGGTGGCGCTTGTGTCACGTTTGAGCCTGGCGCAAGAACAGCATGGCATACCCACCCTCTCGGGCAAACATTGATTGTTACTTCGGGAGTTGGGCGCGTTCAGGTTTGGGGCGAAGCGATTCAAGAGATCGGCCCCGGCGATGTCGTGTGGTTCCCACCCGGAGAAAAACATTGGCACGGTGCGTCACCCAACAATGCGATGACGCACATCGCAATTCAAGAAGCCCAAGACGGAAAAGTCGTCGAATGGCTAGAGCATGTCACGGATGATCAATACGAAGGCTAG
- a CDS encoding SDR family oxidoreductase yields the protein MNTSTNSNIKDKVVVITGASSGLGATTAKHLSAAGAIVVLGARREDRIAKLAQELTKQDAKALAIKTDVTDVAQVKRLVDTAVERFGRVDVMLNNAGLMQQSPLEAFKIDEWDNMIDVNIKGVLYGIAGALPHMKRQESGQIINVSSVAGHKVTPSGAVYCATKHAVRAISEGLRTEVKPYNIRTTVISPGAVATKLPTHITHEESHEGINDYYAQVAVPPESFARAVAFAIEQPEEIDINEILYRPTRQEL from the coding sequence ATGAACACATCTACGAACAGCAACATCAAAGATAAAGTCGTCGTCATCACAGGTGCCAGCAGCGGTTTGGGAGCCACCACCGCGAAGCACTTATCAGCAGCGGGGGCAATCGTTGTACTTGGTGCGCGACGTGAAGACCGAATTGCGAAGCTGGCCCAAGAGTTGACCAAACAAGACGCAAAAGCGTTGGCGATCAAGACGGATGTCACGGACGTCGCACAAGTGAAGCGTCTTGTCGACACCGCGGTGGAACGATTCGGACGAGTCGATGTGATGCTTAACAACGCGGGGCTGATGCAGCAGTCGCCGCTCGAAGCGTTCAAGATTGACGAATGGGACAATATGATTGACGTCAATATCAAAGGCGTCCTTTATGGGATTGCTGGAGCCTTGCCGCATATGAAGCGTCAGGAGTCGGGGCAGATCATCAATGTCTCATCTGTCGCAGGCCACAAGGTGACTCCGTCGGGAGCGGTCTATTGTGCAACCAAGCATGCGGTGCGAGCGATCTCGGAAGGCCTTCGTACGGAGGTGAAGCCATATAACATTCGGACAACGGTGATCTCACCCGGCGCAGTCGCTACCAAATTGCCAACACATATCACCCACGAAGAATCTCACGAGGGGATCAACGACTATTACGCCCAAGTAGCCGTCCCACCGGAGTCATTCGCGCGTGCAGTTGCGTTCGCTATCGAGCAACCTGAAGAGATCGATATCAATGAGATCCTCTATCGTCCGACACGACAAGAGCTCTAG
- a CDS encoding heavy metal translocating P-type ATPase translates to MTTVEETTVDPVCGMTVSPGDSIQRSYEGEEYYFCSESCADKFERDPTAAISNRPVRKPAQADDSENRQCCSNHEHTAGKSSNHRSGSKPGAVYTCPMHAEVEQIGPGSCPICGMDLEPKFASNDDESEHGAYSDMKVRFWVALALAVPLLALAMGPMIGLKVNAYLNSQLQGWLQLALATPVVFWCGWPLLVRGAQSFASFNLNMFSLIAVGSLAAYFFSLIVIAAPELIPQAFYEDGAPPLYFEASAVIITLVLLGQVLELRARKQTGGAIRELMQLTPETAHRISSSGTEEDVQLAYVKRGDHLRIRPGEKVPVDSVVISGQTTIDESMLTGEPLPISKSEGDEVTGGTINQNGSLVVEATSVGDGTVLSRIVQMVADAQRSRAPIQKLADTVATYFVPTVIACSILAFIGWSIWGPEPRLAHAFVAAVAVLIIACPCALGLATPMSVMVGIGRGAKDGVLIKNAEVLEVMEKIDTVVVDKTGTLTEGRPEVTWIETTENFARNELLTTAASVENQSEHPLARAIIRKAQSENIEFQSVEQFDAMTGIGVSAIVTGEEVLIGSTELLSEHSIKIDEHLSAAANEKQADGATVIFIAINHQIAGAMGISDPIKKSTPSALHTLHELGLKVIMLTGDAKATAAAVAKELGLDEFHAGVSPQDKHDFVKSLKEQHKSVAMAGDGINDAPALAAADVGIAMGTGTGVAIESAGITLVGGDLRGIAAAAILSRKTMSNIRQNLFFAFIYNALGIPIAAGLLYPIFGVLLSPMIAAAAMSFSSVSVIANALRLKATSLEM, encoded by the coding sequence ATGACCACCGTCGAAGAAACCACTGTTGATCCCGTCTGTGGCATGACAGTCTCGCCTGGCGACAGCATCCAGCGTTCCTACGAAGGAGAGGAATATTACTTTTGCAGTGAAAGCTGCGCTGACAAGTTCGAGCGAGATCCGACCGCTGCGATTAGCAATCGACCGGTTCGTAAACCTGCACAAGCGGATGATTCAGAAAACCGCCAGTGTTGTTCAAATCATGAACACACCGCAGGGAAATCTTCCAATCACCGATCTGGCTCGAAACCTGGTGCAGTTTACACCTGCCCCATGCATGCCGAAGTTGAACAGATAGGGCCGGGCTCATGCCCCATCTGTGGAATGGACCTGGAGCCAAAGTTCGCTTCGAACGACGACGAATCCGAGCACGGAGCGTACTCGGATATGAAGGTGCGTTTCTGGGTAGCCCTCGCCTTAGCAGTTCCTCTGTTGGCACTCGCGATGGGACCAATGATCGGACTGAAGGTAAATGCTTATCTGAATTCTCAGTTGCAAGGCTGGTTACAACTTGCATTGGCAACTCCAGTGGTGTTCTGGTGCGGCTGGCCATTATTAGTTCGCGGCGCGCAATCGTTTGCCAGCTTCAATCTAAACATGTTCTCGTTGATTGCAGTCGGCAGCTTAGCCGCATATTTCTTCAGCCTGATTGTCATCGCCGCTCCTGAACTGATCCCTCAAGCTTTTTATGAGGACGGAGCGCCGCCGCTGTACTTTGAAGCGTCCGCGGTCATCATCACTTTGGTATTACTCGGACAGGTCTTGGAACTGCGTGCAAGGAAACAGACAGGCGGTGCAATCCGCGAATTGATGCAGCTTACCCCGGAAACGGCTCATCGAATCTCTTCTAGCGGTACCGAAGAAGATGTGCAGCTAGCTTATGTTAAACGCGGTGACCATCTAAGAATTCGCCCCGGTGAAAAGGTGCCGGTCGATTCCGTAGTCATCAGCGGGCAGACGACGATTGATGAATCGATGCTAACAGGGGAACCTCTCCCGATTTCGAAAAGCGAAGGTGATGAAGTCACTGGCGGCACGATCAATCAAAATGGCTCACTAGTTGTCGAAGCGACAAGCGTTGGCGATGGCACAGTGCTTAGCCGAATTGTACAGATGGTCGCCGATGCGCAGCGAAGTCGAGCTCCAATTCAGAAACTTGCCGACACCGTTGCCACGTATTTCGTTCCGACGGTAATCGCTTGTTCAATATTGGCTTTCATAGGTTGGTCGATTTGGGGTCCTGAACCAAGGCTTGCCCATGCGTTCGTCGCCGCAGTTGCCGTACTGATCATTGCCTGCCCCTGTGCACTGGGATTGGCGACTCCGATGTCTGTCATGGTTGGCATTGGACGCGGTGCGAAGGACGGTGTTCTTATCAAGAACGCGGAAGTGCTCGAAGTGATGGAGAAGATTGATACCGTTGTCGTCGACAAGACCGGAACGCTCACAGAAGGCCGCCCTGAAGTCACATGGATCGAAACGACAGAAAATTTCGCACGCAACGAACTGCTGACCACCGCTGCATCAGTCGAAAACCAAAGTGAACATCCTTTGGCTCGAGCGATTATTCGCAAAGCTCAATCCGAAAACATTGAATTCCAGTCCGTTGAGCAATTCGATGCAATGACCGGAATTGGGGTCTCAGCAATCGTCACTGGCGAAGAAGTGCTGATCGGAAGCACCGAACTTTTGTCCGAACACTCGATCAAAATTGACGAACACCTCAGTGCGGCTGCAAATGAAAAGCAAGCCGATGGAGCAACTGTGATCTTCATTGCGATCAACCATCAAATCGCTGGTGCGATGGGAATTTCTGACCCAATCAAGAAGAGTACTCCGTCGGCACTTCACACGCTTCATGAGTTGGGCCTGAAGGTCATCATGCTGACCGGTGATGCAAAAGCAACGGCCGCAGCTGTTGCCAAAGAACTTGGACTCGATGAGTTCCATGCTGGCGTATCGCCACAAGACAAACACGACTTCGTCAAGTCCCTAAAAGAACAACACAAATCGGTCGCCATGGCTGGTGATGGCATCAACGACGCCCCGGCACTTGCCGCGGCCGACGTCGGAATCGCGATGGGAACGGGTACCGGAGTCGCGATCGAATCAGCGGGTATTACACTCGTCGGAGGCGACCTTCGTGGCATTGCTGCAGCCGCGATACTCAGCCGAAAAACGATGAGCAACATTCGGCAGAACCTCTTCTTTGCGTTTATCTACAACGCACTTGGGATCCCGATCGCCGCCGGACTGCTCTATCCAATCTTTGGCGTTCTACTAAGCCCCATGATTGCGGCCGCGGCAATGAGCTTCAGCAGCGTTTCGGTCATCGCGAATGCACTAAGACTGAAAGCAACAAGCCTAGAGATGTGA
- a CDS encoding TolC family protein: protein MPCSQRPIVSAELQTRVGTSLGSNCGLSNGAIPPGLDLSDGLTEDEAVAIALWNNAALGELLARLGISRAQLYEAGLFSDPQLVLLLPVGPKQLEFTAYQAIDEIWLRPIRRRAAELDLCQLAKQMIQNGLNTARDVRLAHANLVLAQRQMALSEESLSLRDSIQGLANQRLDAGDISELEANTTRIDSLTAKAMAASAVHDVVLAQEQLRTLLGVDLPNDQILAVGESDELIQSTDKEAMVQLALSMRPDLRAVEIRKAAACRRLELAKKQFMRLEGGYDANGSGKNGFESGPAFRMTLPIFNRNRGQVAIAEAAVEQVDRQYAALRDQIELEVRTAMTQLDQANEQVKLFDQEVLPALREAQELSRRNYENGGVPYFLVLQTTTQFVDAQQRRALAMASSSRAEAELERAVGQRLPRLNVRPDEGDGEIAQFADLIHREASGF from the coding sequence ATGCCTTGTAGTCAGCGACCGATAGTCTCTGCTGAGTTGCAAACGCGAGTCGGAACATCATTGGGGTCCAACTGCGGTTTATCGAACGGCGCGATCCCGCCGGGACTAGACCTTTCTGACGGGCTGACGGAAGACGAAGCGGTTGCGATCGCACTTTGGAACAACGCAGCGCTCGGCGAGTTGCTCGCACGGCTTGGGATCTCGCGAGCGCAGCTTTATGAGGCCGGTCTGTTTTCGGATCCGCAATTGGTGCTTCTGCTACCCGTCGGTCCTAAACAATTAGAATTTACCGCCTATCAAGCGATCGACGAAATCTGGTTGCGTCCGATCCGACGCCGGGCAGCCGAGTTGGATTTGTGCCAGTTGGCCAAGCAGATGATTCAGAACGGTCTGAACACGGCGCGGGATGTGAGGCTCGCTCACGCGAACCTGGTCTTGGCTCAGCGACAGATGGCGTTATCTGAAGAAAGTCTATCGCTGCGCGATTCAATTCAGGGTCTCGCCAATCAACGGCTAGATGCCGGCGACATCAGTGAACTTGAAGCCAACACCACTCGGATTGATTCGTTGACTGCAAAGGCGATGGCTGCGAGTGCGGTTCATGATGTTGTTTTAGCTCAAGAGCAGCTAAGAACGCTGCTTGGAGTGGACTTGCCAAATGATCAAATACTTGCGGTTGGTGAATCAGACGAATTGATTCAGTCAACGGACAAGGAAGCGATGGTCCAACTGGCATTGTCGATGAGACCTGACCTGCGAGCCGTCGAGATCCGAAAGGCCGCGGCGTGTCGGCGTTTGGAGCTTGCAAAGAAGCAATTCATGCGACTCGAAGGCGGATACGATGCCAACGGATCGGGCAAAAATGGTTTTGAATCAGGTCCAGCGTTTCGTATGACCTTGCCAATTTTCAACCGAAACCGCGGGCAGGTTGCCATTGCAGAGGCGGCGGTTGAACAAGTTGATAGGCAATACGCGGCGTTACGAGATCAAATTGAACTTGAGGTCCGTACGGCGATGACGCAGCTAGATCAGGCGAATGAACAGGTCAAGCTGTTTGATCAAGAGGTCCTTCCCGCGCTTCGTGAAGCTCAGGAGCTATCACGGCGCAACTATGAAAATGGTGGTGTGCCATATTTCTTGGTTTTGCAGACAACAACTCAATTTGTCGATGCACAGCAAAGACGAGCTTTGGCGATGGCGTCATCGAGCCGAGCCGAAGCCGAATTGGAGCGAGCTGTCGGGCAGCGACTACCGCGACTGAATGTCAGGCCTGATGAGGGAGATGGTGAGATCGCCCAGTTTGCTGACTTAATTCATCGTGAAGCCTCTGGATTTTGA
- a CDS encoding efflux RND transporter periplasmic adaptor subunit, producing the protein MKSSFTAQIVLLIAMAGCAPSSSDHATKEKPAKVEPHPSEQDIYRVKLTEKAESRLQISTVAVRKQSVPRKRTLGGDILIPDGMRIPVTAPLAGKLLGIDEGVSLTAGRSVSSGQPLLKILPILRPELEVPGAAERVQMANARASLVTAQIQADGDFKQAKATVEAARIALDRARKLLSDGAGSQRSFDDAEAAYNIAIESLNAAKQRKDLLDKLTLEAEAGSAEAVVISAPSDGILQTITASAGQVVSTGAPLMEIVDLKKLWVRVPVYAGQLDEFDFGKPATLRPLSKRDVTETPLHRIEAPPTADPLTSTVDIYFELQNAEGSYMPGQRVTVDLPMKTDEESLVIPRAAVLRDIHGIGWVYIRSGEHQFERARVSVQFNTDELAVLRSGPDEGKEVVVDGAAELFGTEFGAGK; encoded by the coding sequence ATGAAATCATCTTTTACTGCTCAAATTGTTCTGCTGATCGCGATGGCCGGATGTGCTCCGAGTTCATCGGATCACGCTACCAAAGAGAAGCCTGCGAAGGTCGAGCCGCACCCTTCAGAGCAAGACATCTATCGCGTCAAGCTAACCGAAAAGGCTGAGTCGCGTCTTCAGATATCGACCGTAGCCGTTCGCAAGCAGAGTGTTCCACGCAAGCGAACTCTTGGTGGCGATATCTTGATTCCGGATGGCATGCGGATACCAGTAACTGCACCACTTGCGGGAAAGCTATTAGGTATCGACGAAGGGGTGTCGTTGACGGCAGGACGCTCGGTTAGTTCTGGGCAGCCACTTTTGAAAATCTTGCCGATACTGCGTCCCGAATTGGAAGTCCCGGGCGCGGCCGAGCGGGTGCAGATGGCCAATGCACGCGCATCGTTGGTTACCGCTCAAATTCAGGCGGATGGGGACTTCAAGCAGGCAAAGGCGACCGTCGAGGCGGCTCGGATTGCACTCGATCGTGCGCGGAAACTTTTATCAGACGGAGCCGGAAGCCAAAGGTCGTTTGATGATGCGGAAGCCGCGTACAACATCGCTATCGAGTCACTGAACGCCGCAAAGCAACGAAAGGATCTGTTGGACAAACTGACCCTTGAAGCGGAAGCCGGTTCCGCCGAAGCTGTCGTGATCAGCGCGCCAAGTGATGGGATACTGCAAACCATTACAGCGAGTGCTGGGCAGGTCGTCAGCACGGGTGCACCTTTGATGGAAATCGTTGATCTGAAAAAGTTGTGGGTGCGTGTTCCTGTCTATGCGGGCCAGCTCGATGAATTTGACTTTGGCAAACCGGCAACGCTTCGACCACTTTCTAAACGGGATGTCACGGAAACACCGCTGCATCGGATCGAAGCTCCTCCCACAGCCGACCCGCTGACATCGACGGTCGATATTTACTTTGAACTTCAAAACGCCGAAGGCAGTTACATGCCAGGCCAGCGAGTCACGGTCGACTTGCCAATGAAAACCGACGAAGAGTCGCTTGTGATTCCGCGAGCGGCCGTGCTGCGTGACATACACGGGATCGGTTGGGTCTATATCCGTTCTGGCGAACATCAATTTGAACGCGCACGCGTCAGCGTTCAATTCAACACGGACGAGCTGGCAGTCCTGCGCAGTGGACCCGATGAAGGTAAAGAAGTTGTTGTTGATGGTGCAGCGGAACTGTTCGGAACAGAGTTTGGGGCCGGAAAATGA
- a CDS encoding efflux RND transporter permease subunit: MNWLVAGALRFRILVVAAVVVLIVVGVRTANDVPLDVFPEFAPPRVEIQTEVPGLSTEEVDSLVTVPIENSLGGIPYIDEIRSKSVLGLSSIQLYFERGTDLITARQLVQERLALSSSRLPQVVNPPVILPPLSSLSRALKIGLWSETHSQMDLTVLCKWTIRPRLMAIPGVANVAIWGDYDKQFQVLVDPDELKANNVTLKTVMQSVGQSVAPVSGGFIDTPNQRLALRHELTVNSPETLSETIVAFRNNAPLMLQDVANVRVGSPPPIGDAIINDVPGILLIVEKQPWANTLEVTRRVEAAMKELSPAMSGVEVDTTIFRPATFIERALENLTHSLLIGCVLVIVVLALFLFDWRAAVISSLAIPLSLIAAMLVLYYRGGTINTMVLAGLVIALGEVVDDAIIDVENILRRLKLNAHAEKPESAFKVVLAASLEVRSAVVYATLIVVMTLVPVFFLDGLAGSFFRPLAASYILAIAASLLVALTVTPALSLILLPHTADRERRDSPITSLLKGGYRLVLPPLIRHPFAVGLAILLALVGTVAAIPRLGEELMPKFKETDFLMHWVEKPGIGVEAMNRITIAASKELRSIDGVLNFGSHIGRAEVADEVYGPHFTELWISIDPDVDYDKTVATVQEAVDGYPGLYRDLLTYLTERIKEVLTGASGAIVVRIYGPDLDELQRHAREVSDVMGTVEGVTNLKVEPLTMIPQIVVSLRPDAATQFGLTPGDVRSAITTLVRGTQVGEIYEEQKIFRVMVWGKDSVRRDIDAVRRLMIDTPSGAQVPLEDVAEVVIQPAPNAIKRIDASRKIDVICNVEGRDLGSVAREIEDRVLQEVKFEQEYRPAFLGEYEEAKASRNRLFGLTILSVVGIVLLLHADFQSIRIVTMIALTLPFALVGGVIGAFLCGGVISLGSLIGFVTVLGVAARNGIMLMDHYRHLQLEERIPFGRELAMKGAEERLAPILMTALTTGLALVPLIVTGNKPGQEIEYPMAFVILGGLVTATLLNLFVLPALYARFGQPLNEPQ, translated from the coding sequence ATGAATTGGCTAGTCGCCGGTGCCCTTCGGTTTCGCATCCTGGTCGTTGCCGCCGTCGTTGTATTGATCGTCGTTGGCGTACGCACGGCAAACGATGTTCCGCTGGATGTATTTCCCGAGTTCGCTCCGCCACGGGTTGAAATTCAAACAGAAGTTCCCGGGTTATCAACCGAAGAAGTCGATTCGTTGGTAACCGTCCCGATCGAGAACTCGCTTGGCGGCATCCCGTATATCGATGAGATACGGTCGAAGTCTGTTTTGGGGCTTTCGTCGATTCAGCTCTATTTCGAACGGGGCACCGACTTGATCACAGCAAGGCAGCTAGTGCAGGAGCGGCTGGCGCTAAGCTCGTCGCGATTGCCACAGGTGGTCAATCCGCCGGTCATCTTGCCGCCATTGTCTTCACTGAGTCGGGCGCTAAAGATCGGGCTTTGGTCCGAGACGCATTCCCAAATGGACCTGACGGTTCTATGCAAATGGACCATTCGCCCTCGTTTGATGGCGATCCCAGGCGTTGCCAATGTCGCGATTTGGGGGGACTATGACAAACAGTTTCAGGTGCTAGTCGATCCCGACGAACTGAAAGCGAACAACGTCACACTAAAGACTGTGATGCAGTCGGTTGGGCAGTCCGTCGCGCCCGTATCGGGCGGTTTCATCGATACGCCGAATCAACGACTTGCGCTGCGGCACGAACTGACAGTGAACTCGCCCGAGACATTGTCCGAAACGATTGTTGCGTTTCGGAATAATGCGCCGTTGATGCTTCAAGACGTTGCCAATGTGCGTGTTGGTTCGCCGCCTCCTATCGGTGACGCGATCATCAACGATGTGCCCGGGATTTTGCTGATCGTCGAGAAACAGCCTTGGGCGAATACTCTTGAGGTGACTCGTCGCGTCGAAGCGGCGATGAAAGAATTGTCACCTGCCATGTCTGGTGTCGAAGTTGATACGACGATCTTTCGACCTGCGACCTTCATCGAAAGGGCTTTGGAAAACCTGACGCATTCGTTGTTGATCGGATGTGTATTGGTGATCGTCGTTCTGGCGTTATTTCTTTTCGACTGGAGAGCGGCTGTCATCAGTTCGCTGGCGATTCCGCTTTCGTTAATCGCTGCGATGTTGGTTCTTTATTATCGTGGTGGCACCATCAATACGATGGTGCTAGCAGGATTGGTGATTGCGTTGGGCGAGGTTGTTGATGACGCGATCATTGATGTCGAGAATATTCTGCGCCGGCTGAAGCTGAACGCTCATGCTGAAAAGCCAGAATCAGCCTTCAAAGTCGTGCTAGCGGCGTCACTGGAGGTTCGGAGCGCGGTCGTCTATGCGACGCTGATCGTTGTGATGACATTGGTTCCTGTGTTCTTTTTAGATGGGCTTGCGGGTTCATTCTTTCGCCCGCTAGCGGCTTCGTACATCTTGGCGATCGCCGCGTCGCTGCTTGTCGCACTAACGGTTACGCCGGCACTATCGCTGATCTTGCTTCCACACACTGCGGACCGCGAACGCAGGGATTCGCCAATCACGAGCCTGCTTAAAGGGGGCTATCGATTGGTATTGCCTCCTTTGATTCGTCATCCGTTCGCTGTCGGACTGGCGATCCTATTGGCATTGGTAGGAACAGTCGCTGCCATCCCGCGGTTGGGTGAAGAACTGATGCCGAAGTTCAAAGAGACAGACTTTTTGATGCACTGGGTTGAGAAACCAGGCATCGGCGTCGAAGCAATGAATCGGATCACAATCGCCGCCAGCAAGGAATTGCGATCGATTGATGGGGTGCTGAACTTTGGGTCACATATCGGTCGTGCTGAAGTCGCTGATGAAGTCTACGGGCCGCACTTCACCGAACTTTGGATCAGCATCGATCCGGACGTGGACTATGACAAAACGGTTGCCACCGTGCAGGAGGCGGTCGATGGCTATCCGGGACTCTACCGAGATTTATTGACCTATCTGACCGAGCGTATCAAAGAAGTTTTGACCGGCGCCAGCGGAGCGATCGTGGTCCGAATCTACGGTCCGGATTTGGATGAACTGCAACGGCACGCTCGGGAAGTTTCGGACGTGATGGGGACTGTCGAAGGCGTCACCAATTTAAAGGTCGAGCCACTCACGATGATTCCGCAAATTGTCGTCTCGCTACGACCTGATGCGGCGACCCAGTTTGGACTGACACCGGGAGACGTACGATCAGCGATTACGACACTGGTCCGGGGCACGCAGGTTGGCGAGATCTATGAAGAGCAAAAGATTTTTCGCGTGATGGTGTGGGGAAAGGATTCGGTCCGTCGCGATATCGATGCGGTTCGCCGCCTAATGATCGATACCCCCAGCGGTGCACAAGTGCCCCTGGAAGATGTGGCCGAGGTGGTTATCCAGCCGGCCCCGAATGCGATCAAACGCATCGATGCGTCAAGGAAGATCGATGTGATTTGCAACGTCGAAGGAAGAGATCTCGGGAGCGTCGCCAGGGAAATTGAAGATCGAGTTCTTCAGGAGGTCAAATTTGAACAGGAGTATCGACCTGCATTCCTGGGGGAATACGAGGAAGCGAAAGCTTCACGAAATCGCTTGTTTGGTCTGACAATTCTGTCTGTTGTCGGAATCGTTTTACTGCTTCATGCAGACTTTCAGTCGATCCGGATCGTCACGATGATTGCGTTGACACTTCCATTTGCTCTAGTGGGAGGCGTGATTGGAGCTTTCCTTTGTGGAGGTGTGATCTCGTTGGGCTCGCTAATCGGATTTGTCACCGTGCTTGGCGTTGCGGCGCGGAACGGGATCATGTTGATGGACCACTACCGGCATCTACAGCTTGAAGAAAGAATCCCATTCGGACGCGAACTAGCGATGAAAGGCGCCGAAGAAAGACTCGCCCCGATTTTGATGACCGCCTTAACGACCGGATTGGCGTTGGTGCCGTTGATCGTCACCGGAAACAAACCTGGCCAGGAAATCGAGTACCCGATGGCCTTTGTCATCCTTGGTGGGTTGGTGACCGCAACTTTGCTAAACCTGTTTGTCTTGCCAGCACTTTATGCTCGCTTCGGACAACCATTGAATGAGCCTCAATAG